The window CGTAGTAACCATCAGATTGGCAGAGCCCTCCTAATCAACCGGGAACCCCTACACCCCGCTCAATTCCGAAGCGCCCGCAAAGTGCTCCTCCAACAACGCGTCACCGCCGGCCTGTTGAACACGAAGCGGCTCTTCGCGCTGCTCGACGAACCGGGAAAACCGCAACCAGCCTGAACTCCCCCTGTCCCACGCACCGCCCGCCACCATCACCAACCCCCCCGCAAGATGGTCTCCGGCATCACCCACGACTGGCCCGCCGCCAACCAACCTCACCGAAAGCCACTTTTTCGGCAGCCACCTAGAACGACCCGTCGCATCTCTCCGGCGCCAGAAACCACGGATTGCAGCGGGTGAGATCACTCAGCATCGGAGCCATCATCATGGGGGCCGCGGGCGGCGTTCTCGTGGCCGCGCTCGTGAGCTTGCCGGCATGGGGCCTTCTGCTGCTCACCAATATCGACACACCAGAGGATCCGGCGCTCATGGTGGGGGTGATCGTCGGGTTCATCGCCTCCGGATACGCAGCCGGTCGACTGGCGAAGCCGGCAGCCTCGCACGGCATGCTGGCCGGACTATTGATGGCTGTGATCGTAGGAACCGTGAGTATCTCCTCGGGCAGCCCGGCGCCCGTTCCAACGATCATCATCCTGGTGATCCTCGCCGCCGCGCTCGGCCGCTCGGCGGGCGCATTTGCGGGCCGCCGGTGAGGGGAACAACGGAGCATCTAGTTTCGTTGTACGCTTCGCTGGTGAGCCTGCCGGGTGACCGCCTGCGTAGACCCTCGGGGATACGTTGGAGGAAAGTCCGGACTCCACAGGGCAGGGTGCTGGGTAACCCCCAGGCGGCGTGAGCCGACGGAAAGTGCCACAGAGAACAGACCGCCTAAGTTGGTGCCATCACCAACCGGCAAGGGTGAAACGGTGGTGTAAGAGACCACCAGCATCCCGGGAGACCGGGATGGCTCGGCAAACCCCACCCGGAGCAAGGCCAAGCAGGGATGCTGGGCTGCCCGCCCGGCGCTCGTTTCGGCGAGTGCCTCATCCCAGGTAGGCCGCACCGAGGTCGCGCGGCAACGCCGGCCCCAGATGGATGGTCGCCTCTTCGACTTCGTCGAAGAGGTTGGAGTTCACCCCCGGTGAACTCCGCCTCCCGCGACGAGGCTGGAGAACAGAATCCGGCTTACAGGCAGACTCACAACACCTCGAGGCCCCGCACGGGGTCTCGAGGTGATCCCCCAGCCGCTGCCCGCCTCTTCGACTTCGTCGAAGAGGTCGGAGTTCACCCCCGGTGAACTCCGCCTCCCGCGACGAAGCTGGAGAACAGAATCCGGCTTACAGGCAGACTCACTCCCCTAGCCGCTGGTAGGGAGCCGCAGCAGGAACCTGCTCAACCCGCCCTCGAACCGATAAGACAGATCCCCCGCCATCGCCTCGGCCAGCTGACGGGCAACGGCAAGACCCAGGCCGACCGCCTCCCCCCGTCGACTGGACGAGGCGGCGGTACCGTAGACCTCGAATATCCTCTCGCGATCTGCTTCTGGAACGCCCGGGCCATCGTCGGAAACCTCGACGGTGGCGAAATCGACGCCGGAACCCACCTCGATCGCGATGTGCTCGCCGCCATATTTGAATGCATTGGAAACCAGATTGCGAAGGATTTGCCGAACACGTAGTGGATCCGCGTAAGCGGGTGCGGATACGCCGGCGACGTCGAGCGAGTGACCGGGCCCCTGCCAGACCTCGACGATCTGATCGACCTCGGTTCGCAGGTCGATGGCAACCGGTTCTACTTCCAGGTGCCCGGCATCCTGGCGCGCAACCGTCAGAAGGTCATCCACGATGCCGGCAACTTCGATGCTCTCCCTAGCCAGTATCCCCGCCAGTTCCTGGGCCTCGTCCGTTGCGAGTTTCCCGATCGAATCGCGCAGGGTGGCGGAGAGACCGACCACAGAGGTGAGCGGGTTGCGGAGTTCGTGACTGATGGCGGCGATGAACGCACTCCGTTGCCGATGAACCAGTTCGAGTTCGTCATTACGCTCCTCGAGCACCTCCCTCAACCGGCTCTGCGCGATCGCTCCGGCGATCTGTGAACCCACGTAGCGAATCAGCTGCACTTGACGATCTCCGAACGTCTGGGAGCGACTGGCGATGAACAGCATGCCGATTACCTCGTCGTCGACCACCATCGGGACACTCATCACCGCCCGGATACCTTCTGCTGCGAGGTAGCTGGCCGGATGGCCGCCCGGCCTCCGAAGGGCATAGGTCTCGACGTCGTTCTCGAGGAATGGAGCCAGCCCCGGGTCCAGAATCTCTCCGATCGGCGTCGCAGGCTCAACTATATGTCCGACTCTGAGCAGCACCGGTTCGTAGGTGGTGCGCACCCAGGCCGTTCTCAACCGTCGCCCTTCAGCCTCGACGTGGGTGTACTCCATCCGATCGTATGGAAGGATCGGACGGAACTCCTCGAAGACGGTATTGAGGATGTCCTCGACGCTCACGCCCGCGTTGACTCGCGCCGAAATTCGGAATAGACGCTCGGCTTCTTCCTGGCGCAAAGTGAACTCGCGCTCGATGCTGTCTACGGAGTTGTCCACCTCTGCTCCACGGCTAGGCGCGCACCTTCATCGCCGAGGGTGAAGGGCTCGAGACTCTATCGGCACTAAACCGCCGGCTCCTTAGCGACAATACCTGTCAGCTGAGCCCGATGATGTTCCCCTCATCATCGATATCGATCCCGTGCGCGGCCGGTCGGACTCCGAGACCCGGCATCGTTCGGATATCGCCGGCCAGTGGAAGGATGAAGCCAGCACCGACAGAGGCACGCACTTCACGAATCGGGAGACTCCATCCCGTCGGTGCCCCCGTGAGCTTGGAGTTGTGGCTCAGCGAAAGGTGGGTCTTGGCCATACAGATGGGCATCGAACCCCACCCCTGGTCCTCCGCTCGATTGATTTGCCGCCGAGCAGAAAGGTCGAGGATGACCCCGTCGGCGCCGTACACCTCCGTTGCGATCGCCTCGATCTTCTCTTCCAGAGACGCCTCATCGGGGTAGAGCAACTGGAACTGTGAGACTTCCAGGCAGGCATCCTCTACCTGCCGGGCGAGCTCGACCATGCCCTCGCCACCGTCTGAGTACGGCCGAGCGAGAGCCCAGCGCACCCCTTCTTCGTCGCACACCCGGGCCACCGCATCGTGTTCCGATGGGTGGTCGGTTGGGAACACGTTGATCGCGACGACCGGGACCACCCCATGCCTGCGAATGATCTTGATGTGATGACGAAGGTTGATCGCTCCGGCGGTCACCTCAGCGGGGTTCTCCTCGAACAACTCGGGTGGAAGCGTGTGGCTGAGCCGGATGCTGTGATTACCGGACTGCACTTTCAATGCCTTCACGGTGGTGACCAGGACGGCCGCATCGGGTTCCATGCCCGAGATCCGGCACTTGATGTTGAAAAACTTCTCGGCTCCGATATCAGCGCCGAAACCCGCTTCAGTAATGACGTAATCACCGCCACGCATGGCGATGCGGTCGGCCACGATCGACGAGTTGCCGTGGGCGATATTCGCGAACGGCCCGGTATGGATAAGTGCCGGAGTTCCCTCCAGCGTCTGGAGCAGGTTCGGGTTTAATGCATCCTTGAGAAGCACGGCCATTGCACCGGCCGCCTGGATGTCCTCGGCTGTAACGGCCCGGCGATGGCGATCAAACCCCACAACGAGTCTTCCTAGCCGAGCGCGGAGGTCCTTGAGATCAGAAGCGAGACCGAGGACCGCCATCACCTCACTGGCCGATGTGATATCGAAACCCGCTTGCCGGGGTATTCCGTCCGCGCTGGTCCCGAGACCGATGATGACATTCCGAAGGGCCCGGTCGTTGACGTCGAGTACCCGGCGCCAGGTCAGGTTGCGAACCTCGATGCCGAGTTCGTTTCCCTGGAAGAGATGGTTGTCGGCCATGGCAGCCAGCAGATTGTTGGCAGCGGTAACAGCGTGGAAGTCGCCCGTTAGATGGAGGTTGAGCGACTCCATCGGGATGATTTGTGAATACCCCCCACCGGCCGCACCACCCTTGATACCGAACGTCGGTCCCTGTGACGGCTGCCGGAGTGTCACAACACTCGTCCGATTGATGTGTTTGAAGCCTTCGGCAAGGCCAACGGAAACGGTGGTCTTCCCTTCACCGAGCGGCGTCGGCGTCGTGGCAGTGACCAGAACATACTTGCCGGAGGGTGGTCCCATCTTGGCAGCAGCATCCAGGGAGATCTTGGCAACGTTGCGGCCCCAGTGTTCGACCGATTCGGGAGGTATGCCCATGTCGGCTGCTACCTCGTCGATGGGCCGGTATCGGGCGGAACGAGCTATTTCGATGTCTGAAGGTATGTTGCTCATAGAGCCGAAACTAGCCGTCAGCCGATATCGTTGCCAGAGCCGATCACGTCACGGTCGAACGCCCGTGTCGAGGGCGGCGAGCGCCGCTTGCAGAACTGCAGACCGCACGATCGGTTCGCTCGAGTTCTTCACCAGCGCGGTGGCCGAACGTACGGCCCCGAGCGCGGCAGCCGCGGCCACCTCACGCTCCATTGTGTGCGGGGAGCCGACGAGGAGTTCCTGCAACCGCATAGTCTGACGATGAGCGATTTCACCGATCTCTGGATGATTCAGCACGCTGCGGTCGAAGGCGATCACGTCCAGGGCGGTGCGATGCTCCAACAGCAGGTCCATGTACGACGTCAACAGCTCGTGTGGACCCCGAACGGCTTCCGCGGAGAGGAATGCATCGGCGGCCTCGAAATACGGGTGCAACACGGTGAGCAGAATGTCATCCTTCGAGTCGAAGTGGTAGTAGAGGGCGGCCTTGGTGATACCAAGGCGATCGGCGACGTCCTGCAGCGATGCAGTCGAATAGCCGCGTCTCGCGAACAGTTCTGCTGCGGTCGCCAGTATTCGTTCTCTCGTTGAGATCGTTGCGGTCACTGCCACGTCGCCCTCCTCATCGGGTGTGCGCAACAGGGAAACCGGGCGAGCCACGTAGCTGCCGGATGGTCCCCCTGCGATATAGCTACTGTAACGTATCGCCGCCCGCAGGGCTATCGTTCGGTCATGTGTGGACGCTACGTCGTCACTCCCGACCCCGACGCGATTGCACGATTCTTCGCCGTCGACGAAGTGATCGCCGGAGATCTCGGGGCCAGCTATAACGTCGCCCCGACCGACCTGATCTACGGGGTGGCCGAGCACCGGGGCAGACGTCTTCTCGGCGAATTCCGCTGGGGATTGATCCCATGGTGGTCGAAGGAGAAGGGGCCACTCCACATCAACGCCCGGGCGGAATCGGTAGCCGCCAAACCAGCCTTTCGGGACGCCTTCACCCGCCGCCGGTGCCTGATTCCTGCAGACGGCTTCTATGAGTGGCAGAGTGGCCCCGACGGCAAACAGCCGTTCTTCATCCATGCGGTCGATGGGGAAATGCTGGCGCTGGCAGGGATCTGGTCGCGCTGGACCGATCCGGAGACCGGACGAGAGATCTCGACGGCCGCCATCGTCACGACGAAATCCGTAGGAGCGGTCGCTGCCCTACACGACCGCATGCCGGTGATACTCGCCTCCTCGTTGTGGGATGCCTGGCTCGATCGGGATCTCCGCGACCCC of the Acidimicrobiia bacterium genome contains:
- a CDS encoding GAF domain-containing sensor histidine kinase; this translates as MDNSVDSIEREFTLRQEEAERLFRISARVNAGVSVEDILNTVFEEFRPILPYDRMEYTHVEAEGRRLRTAWVRTTYEPVLLRVGHIVEPATPIGEILDPGLAPFLENDVETYALRRPGGHPASYLAAEGIRAVMSVPMVVDDEVIGMLFIASRSQTFGDRQVQLIRYVGSQIAGAIAQSRLREVLEERNDELELVHRQRSAFIAAISHELRNPLTSVVGLSATLRDSIGKLATDEAQELAGILARESIEVAGIVDDLLTVARQDAGHLEVEPVAIDLRTEVDQIVEVWQGPGHSLDVAGVSAPAYADPLRVRQILRNLVSNAFKYGGEHIAIEVGSGVDFATVEVSDDGPGVPEADRERIFEVYGTAASSSRRGEAVGLGLAVARQLAEAMAGDLSYRFEGGLSRFLLRLPTSG
- a CDS encoding formate--tetrahydrofolate ligase; translation: MSNIPSDIEIARSARYRPIDEVAADMGIPPESVEHWGRNVAKISLDAAAKMGPPSGKYVLVTATTPTPLGEGKTTVSVGLAEGFKHINRTSVVTLRQPSQGPTFGIKGGAAGGGYSQIIPMESLNLHLTGDFHAVTAANNLLAAMADNHLFQGNELGIEVRNLTWRRVLDVNDRALRNVIIGLGTSADGIPRQAGFDITSASEVMAVLGLASDLKDLRARLGRLVVGFDRHRRAVTAEDIQAAGAMAVLLKDALNPNLLQTLEGTPALIHTGPFANIAHGNSSIVADRIAMRGGDYVITEAGFGADIGAEKFFNIKCRISGMEPDAAVLVTTVKALKVQSGNHSIRLSHTLPPELFEENPAEVTAGAINLRHHIKIIRRHGVVPVVAINVFPTDHPSEHDAVARVCDEEGVRWALARPYSDGGEGMVELARQVEDACLEVSQFQLLYPDEASLEEKIEAIATEVYGADGVILDLSARRQINRAEDQGWGSMPICMAKTHLSLSHNSKLTGAPTGWSLPIREVRASVGAGFILPLAGDIRTMPGLGVRPAAHGIDIDDEGNIIGLS
- a CDS encoding helix-turn-helix domain containing protein; the protein is MAVTATISTRERILATAAELFARRGYSTASLQDVADRLGITKAALYYHFDSKDDILLTVLHPYFEAADAFLSAEAVRGPHELLTSYMDLLLEHRTALDVIAFDRSVLNHPEIGEIAHRQTMRLQELLVGSPHTMEREVAAAAALGAVRSATALVKNSSEPIVRSAVLQAALAALDTGVRP
- a CDS encoding SOS response-associated peptidase, with the protein product MCGRYVVTPDPDAIARFFAVDEVIAGDLGASYNVAPTDLIYGVAEHRGRRLLGEFRWGLIPWWSKEKGPLHINARAESVAAKPAFRDAFTRRRCLIPADGFYEWQSGPDGKQPFFIHAVDGEMLALAGIWSRWTDPETGREISTAAIVTTKSVGAVAALHDRMPVILASSLWDAWLDRDLRDPEEISHLLQPESELELHPVSKLVNRVQNNSPDCVKPI